In Salarias fasciatus chromosome 20, fSalaFa1.1, whole genome shotgun sequence, a single window of DNA contains:
- the dip2ba gene encoding disco-interacting protein 2 homolog B-A isoform X1, protein MADRGVDLSALPKEVRDQLAELDLELSEGDITQKGYEKKRAKLLASYIPHLPNADVSLPDVQLSPSHSADPSPSPEAPGPSTSTATKHHRAHRSGGARDERYRSDIHTEAVQAALAKHKEEKMALPMPTKRRSAFVQSPIDACTPPDTSSASEDEGSLRRKAALSAVLAQTLQSPDYWINRSVQSSSTSSSASSTLSHGEPKTQPQPQLQPAASLLADVLAHTRIENSVPPDVTSSTPQERGSRVDLPPAVRGMSRGQSRSSMLDTADGKRKGVPVSSRVSTKIQQLLNTLKRPKRPPLSEFFLDDSEEIVEVPQPDPNTPKPEGRQIIPVKGEPLGVVSNWPPALQAALARWGATQAKSPALTALDITGKPLYTLTYGKLWSRSLKLAYTLLNKLGTKTEPVLQPGDRVALVYPNSDPGMFWVAFYGCLLAEVIPVPIEVPLSRQDAGSQQIGFLLGSCGVSLALTSEVCLKGLPKTPNGEIIQFKGWPRMKWVVTDTKYLTKPSKDWQPHIPTANTETAYIEYKASKEGTVMGVAVSKISMLTHCQALTQACNYCEGETLVNVLDCKKDMGLWHGVLTSVMNRIHTITVPYAVMKACPMSWVQRVHIHKARVALVKCRDLHWAMMAHKEQKDTNLSSIRMLIVADGANPWSVSSCDAFLNVFQSQGLKPEVICPCATSPEALTVAIRRPGARGAPLPARAILSMGGLSHGVIRVNTEDKNSALTVQDVGHIMPGALMCIVKPDGPPQLCKTDEIGEIVINSRAGGTMYYGLPGVTKNTFEVIPVNQAGAPIGEIPFTRTGLLGFVGPGSLVFVVGKIEGLLMVSGRRHNADDLVATALAVEPVKTVYRGRIAVFSVTVFYDERIVIVAEQRPDASEEDSFQWMSRVLQAIDSIHQVGLYCLALVPANTLPKTPLGGIHICETKQNFLEGNLHPCNILMCPHTCVTNMPKPRQKQPVDVGPASMLVGNLVAGKRIAQATGRELGVVEDQDLIRKLCMWPTMMHQFLSEALQWRAQTDPDHVLYVLLNAKGVAVCTATCAQLHKRAEKITATLMERGGLNTGDNVVLLYPPGIDLIAAFYGCLYAGVIPVTVRPPHPQNLAATLPTVRMIIDVSKAACILTTQPLMRILRSREAAASVNVKTWPTIIDTDDLPRKRPPHIYKPPTAEMLAYLDFSVSTTGMLTGVKMSHAAVSTLCRSIKLQCELYSSRQIAICLDPYCGLGFVLWCLSSVYSGHQSILIPPLELESSLPLWLSTLSQYKIRDTFCSYSVMELCTKGLGTQTEMLKARGLNLSCVRSCVVIAEERPRLALTQSFSKLFKDLGLSSRAVSTAFGSRVNLAIGMQGTSGPDPSTVYVDMKSLRHDRVRLVERGAPQSLPLMESGTILPGVRVIIVNPETRGPLGDSHLGEIWVNSPHSASGYYTIYGEESLQADHFNTRLSFGEPQTLWARTGYLGFIKRTELLDASGDRHDALFVVGSLDETLELRGLRYHPIDIETSVSRAHRSIAESAVFTWTNLLVVVAELSGSEQEALDLVPLVTNVVLEEHHLIVGVVVIVDPGVIPINSRGEKQRMHLRDSFLADQLDPIYVAYNM, encoded by the exons ATGGCGGACCGCGGCGTGGATCTGTCCGCCCTGCCGAAGGAGGTTCGAGACCAGTTGGCGGAGTTGGATCTGGAGCTGTCTGAAG GTGACATCACGCAGAAGGGCTATGAGAAGAAGAGAGCCAAGCTGCTGGCCTCCTACATCCCCCATTTGCCAA atGCAGACGTGTCTCTCCCGGATGTGCAGCTCTCCCCGAGTCACAGCGCCGACCCCAGCCCGAGCCCTGAGGCCCCGGGCCCCTCCACCTCAACCGCCACCAAACACCACCGCGCACACCGCAGTGGAGGGGCCAGGGATGAGCGCTACAGATCAG ACATCCACACAGAAGCGGTGCAGGCGGCACTGGCCAAACACAAAGAAGAGAAGATGGCCCTGCCGATGCCAACAAAGAGACGCTCAGCCTTTGTCCAGTCTCCCATAGACGCCTGCACGCCCCCAG ACACTTCTTCTGCATCAGAGGATGAAGGCTCGCTGCGCAGAAAAGCAGCTCTCAGTGCAGTACTCGCCCAGACTCTGCAAAGCCCCGATTATTGGATTAACCGCTCCGTCCAAAGTTCTTCCACGTCCTCGTCtgcttcctccaccctctcccaTGGAGAGCCCAAGACCCAGCCACAGCCCCAGCTGCAGCCCGCCGCTTCCTTGCTCGCCGACGTCCTGGCGCACACACGCATAG aAAACAGCGTGCCGCCTGACGTGACCAGCTCCACTCCTCAGGAGAGGGGGTCCCGGGTGGACCTGCCCCCCGCCGTCAGGGGCATGAGTCGTGGACAGAGCCGCTCCAGCATGCTGGACACAGCCGACG gaaaaagaaaag GCgtgcctgtcagcagcagagtgTCCACCAAGATCCAGCAGCTGTTGAACACACTCAAGCGCCCCAAGCGGCCGCCGCTCAGCGAATTCTTCCTCGACGACTCCGAAGAGATTGTAGAAG TGCCCCAGCCAGACCCCAACACCCCGAAGCCCGAGGGACGACAGATCATCCCGGTGAAGGGGGAGCCGCTGGGGGTGGTCAGTAACTGGCCCCCCGCCCTGCAGGCCGCCCTCGCCCGCTGGGGGGCCACGCAGGCCAAGAGCCCCGCCCTCACCGCCCTGGACATCACCGGAAAACCTCTCTACACCCTCACATATG GGAAACTGTGGAGCCGCAGTCTGAAGCTGGCATACACTCTTCTAAATAAACTGGGCACAAAGACCGAGCCCGTCCTGCAACCCGGAGATCGG gTGGCGTTGGTGTATCCGAACAGCGACCCCGGCATGTTCTGGGTGGCGTTCTACGGCTGCCTGTTGGCTGAGGTCATCCCCGTGCCCATCGAGGTGCCTCTGTCTCGACAG GACGCGGGCAGCCAGCAGATCGGCTTCCTGCTGGGCAGCTGCGGCGTGAGTTTGGCTCTGACCAGTGAGGTGTGCCTCAAAGGGCTGCCCAAGACTCCAAATGGGGAAATCATCCAGTTCAAAG GATGGCCCAGGATGAAATGGGTTGTGACGGACACAAAGTACCTGACCAAGCCTTCCAAAGACTGGCAGCCTCACATCCCCACTGCTAACACAGAAACTGCCTACATCGAG TACAAAGCCAGTAAGGAGGGAACAGTGATGGGAGTCGCCGTGTCAAAGATCTCCATGCTGACACACTGTCAAGCCCTGACTCAGGCCTGCAACTACTGTGAAG GGGAGACTCTGGTCAATGTGCTGGACTGTAAGAAGGACATGGGTTTGTGGCACGGCGTCTTAACG AGTGTCATGAACAGAATTCACACCATCACTGTGCCGTACGCTGTCATGAAAGCCTGTCCCATGTCCTGGGTGCAGAGGGTCCACATTCACAAAG CTCGTGTGGCCTTGGTGAAGTGCCGTGACCTTCACTGGGCCATGATGGCCCACAAAGAGCAGAAGGACACCAACCTGTCTTCTATACGTATGCTGATCGTGGCTGACGGAGCCAACCCAT GGTCCGTGTCGTCCTGCGATGCCTTCCTGAATGTGTTCCAGTCTCAGGGTCTTAAACCGGAGGTCATCTGTCCATGTGCCACCTCGCCTGAGGCCCTGACTGTGGCCATACGCAG GCCTGGTGCTCGAGGAGCTCCACTACCAGCCAGGGCCATCCTGTCCATGGGGGGGCTGAGCCACGGGGTGATCCGCGTCAACACCGAGGACAAGAACTCGGCGCTCACGGTGCAGGATGTGGGCCACATCATGCCCGGAG CCCTGATGTGCATCGTGAAGCCCGACGGCCCGCCTCAGCTCTGCAAGACGGACGAGATCGGAGAGATCGTGATCAACTCCCGGGCCGGTGGCACCATGTACTACGGCCTGCCTGGAGTAACCAAGAACACGTTCGAG GTGATTCCTGTCAACCAAGCCGGAGCGCCGATCGGAGAAATTCCCTTCACTCGGACGGGCCTGCTTGGATTTGTTGGACCG GGCAGTCTGGTGTTTGTGGTGGGGAAGATCGAGGGGCTCCTGATGGTGAGCGGGCGACGCCACAACGCCGACGACTTGGTGGCCACGGCTCTGGCGGTAGAGCCTGTCAAAACAGTTTACAGAGGGAG GATCGCGGTCTTCTCAGTGACGGTGTTCTACGACGAGCGGATCGTGATTGTTGCAGAGCAGAGGCCCGACGCCAGTGAGGAGGACAGCTTCCAGTGGATGAGTCGAGTGCTGCAG gCCATTGACAGCATCCACCAGGTGGGCCTGTACTGCCTCGCGCTCGTCCCGGCCAACACCCTCCCAAAGACGCCGCTCGGGGGAATCCACATCTGTGAAACCAAGCAGAACTTCCTGGAGGGGAACCTGCACCCCTGCAACATCCTCATGTGTCCGCACACCTGCGTCACAAACATGCCCAAACCCCGGCAGAAGCAGCCAG TGGATGTCGGTCCAGCCTCTATGCTGGTGGGAAACCTGGTGGCGGGGAAGCGGATCGCTCAGGCCACAGGCAGGGAGCTGGGCGTGGTGGAGGACCAGGATCTCATCCGAAAG CTCTGTATGTGGCCCACCATGATG CACCAGTTCTTGTCTGAAGCTCTGCAGTGGCGAGCCCAGACGGATCCCGATCATGTACTGTATGTGCTGCTCAATGCAAAG GGGGTAGCAGTGTGCACAGCCACTTGTGCTCAGCTCCACAAGAGAGCAGAGAAAATCACAGCCActctgatggagagaggaggccTGAACACCGGAGACAACGTGGTGCTGCTTTATCCCCcgg GTATCGACCTCATAGCTGCCTTCTACGGGTGCCTCTATGCAGGGGTCATCCCCGTGACCGTGAGGCCGCCGCACCCACAGAACCTGGCCGCCACGCTGCCCACCGTCCGCATGATCATCGAC GTGAGCAAGGCAGCCTGCATCCTCACCACGCAGCCCCTGATGAGGATCCTCAGGTCCAGAGAGGCCGCCGCCAGCGTCAACGTCAAGACGTGGCCCACCATCATCGACACAG ATGATCTTCCCAGGAAACGACCTCCACACATCTACAAGCCGCCCACGGCCGAGATGCTGGCCTACCTGGACTTCAGCGTGTCCACCACCGGCATGCTGACTGGAGTCAAG ATGTCTCACGCCGCCGTCAGCACGCTGTGTCGCTCCATCAAGCTGCAGTGTGAACTCTACTCCTCTCGACAAATAGCCATCTGCCTGGACCCGTACTGCGGCCTGGGCTTCGTCCTGTGGTGCCTCTCcag CGTTTActcaggtcaccagtccatcctCATCCCGCCGCTGGAGCTGGAGAGCTCGCTGCCGCTGTGGCTGAGCACGCTCAGTCAGTACAAGATCAGAGACACCTTCTGCTCCTACTCCGTCATGGAGCTGTGCACCAAAGGCCTGGGCACGCAGACGGAGATGCTGAAG GCACGCGGTCTGAACCTGTCGTGCGTGCGGAGCTGCGTGGTGATCGCCGAGGAGCGGCCCCGCCTGGCGCTCACCCAGTCCTTCTCCAAACTCTTCAAAGACCTGGGCCTGTCATCGCGCGCCGTCAGCACCGCCTTCGGCTCCCGGGTCAACCTGGCCATCGGCATGCAG GGCACGTCCGGACCCGACCCCTCCACCGTCTACGTTGACATGAAGTCGCTGCGTCATGACAG ggtgaggctggtggagcGAGGAGCGCCACAGAGCCTCCCACTCATGGAGTCCGgcact ATCCTACCGGGAGTGAGAGTGATCATCGTGAACCCGGAGACCAGAGGCCCTCTGGGAGATTCACACCTGGGGGAG atctGGGTGAACAGTCCGCACAGCGCCAGCGGCTACTACACCATCTACGGCGAGGAGAGCCTGCAGGCGGATCATTTCAACACCAGGCTGAGCTTCGGGGAGCCGCAGACTCTGTGGGCCCGGACCGGGTAC
- the dip2ba gene encoding disco-interacting protein 2 homolog B-A isoform X3, with amino-acid sequence MADRGVDLSALPKEVRDQLAELDLELSEGDITQKGYEKKRAKLLASYIPHLPNADVSLPDVQLSPSHSADPSPSPEAPGPSTSTATKHHRAHRSGGARDERYRSDIHTEAVQAALAKHKEEKMALPMPTKRRSAFVQSPIDACTPPDTSSASEDEGSLRRKAALSAVLAQTLQSPDYWINRSVQSSSTSSSASSTLSHGEPKTQPQPQLQPAASLLADVLAHTRIENSVPPDVTSSTPQERGSRVDLPPAVRGMSRGQSRSSMLDTADGKRKGVPVSSRVSTKIQQLLNTLKRPKRPPLSEFFLDDSEEIVEVPQPDPNTPKPEGRQIIPVKGEPLGVVSNWPPALQAALARWGATQAKSPALTALDITGKPLYTLTYGKLWSRSLKLAYTLLNKLGTKTEPVLQPGDRVALVYPNSDPGMFWVAFYGCLLAEVIPVPIEVPLSRQDAGSQQIGFLLGSCGVSLALTSEVCLKGLPKTPNGEIIQFKGWPRMKWVVTDTKYLTKPSKDWQPHIPTANTETAYIEYKASKEGTVMGVAVSKISMLTHCQALTQACNYCEGETLVNVLDCKKDMGLWHGVLTSVMNRIHTITVPYAVMKACPMSWVQRVHIHKARVALVKCRDLHWAMMAHKEQKDTNLSSIRMLIVADGANPWSVSSCDAFLNVFQSQGLKPEVICPCATSPEALTVAIRRPGARGAPLPARAILSMGGLSHGVIRVNTEDKNSALTVQDVGHIMPGALMCIVKPDGPPQLCKTDEIGEIVINSRAGGTMYYGLPGVTKNTFEVIPVNQAGAPIGEIPFTRTGLLGFVGPGSLVFVVGKIEGLLMVSGRRHNADDLVATALAVEPVKTVYRGRIAVFSVTVFYDERIVIVAEQRPDASEEDSFQWMSRVLQAIDSIHQVGLYCLALVPANTLPKTPLGGIHICETKQNFLEGNLHPCNILMCPHTCVTNMPKPRQKQPVDVGPASMLVGNLVAGKRIAQATGRELGVVEDQDLIRKHQFLSEALQWRAQTDPDHVLYVLLNAKGVAVCTATCAQLHKRAEKITATLMERGGLNTGDNVVLLYPPGIDLIAAFYGCLYAGVIPVTVRPPHPQNLAATLPTVRMIIDVSKAACILTTQPLMRILRSREAAASVNVKTWPTIIDTDDLPRKRPPHIYKPPTAEMLAYLDFSVSTTGMLTGVKMSHAAVSTLCRSIKLQCELYSSRQIAICLDPYCGLGFVLWCLSSVYSGHQSILIPPLELESSLPLWLSTLSQYKIRDTFCSYSVMELCTKGLGTQTEMLKARGLNLSCVRSCVVIAEERPRLALTQSFSKLFKDLGLSSRAVSTAFGSRVNLAIGMQGTSGPDPSTVYVDMKSLRHDRVRLVERGAPQSLPLMESGTILPGVRVIIVNPETRGPLGDSHLGEIWVNSPHSASGYYTIYGEESLQADHFNTRLSFGEPQTLWARTGYLGFIKRTELLDASGDRHDALFVVGSLDETLELRGLRYHPIDIETSVSRAHRSIAESAVFTWTNLLVVVAELSGSEQEALDLVPLVTNVVLEEHHLIVGVVVIVDPGVIPINSRGEKQRMHLRDSFLADQLDPIYVAYNM; translated from the exons ATGGCGGACCGCGGCGTGGATCTGTCCGCCCTGCCGAAGGAGGTTCGAGACCAGTTGGCGGAGTTGGATCTGGAGCTGTCTGAAG GTGACATCACGCAGAAGGGCTATGAGAAGAAGAGAGCCAAGCTGCTGGCCTCCTACATCCCCCATTTGCCAA atGCAGACGTGTCTCTCCCGGATGTGCAGCTCTCCCCGAGTCACAGCGCCGACCCCAGCCCGAGCCCTGAGGCCCCGGGCCCCTCCACCTCAACCGCCACCAAACACCACCGCGCACACCGCAGTGGAGGGGCCAGGGATGAGCGCTACAGATCAG ACATCCACACAGAAGCGGTGCAGGCGGCACTGGCCAAACACAAAGAAGAGAAGATGGCCCTGCCGATGCCAACAAAGAGACGCTCAGCCTTTGTCCAGTCTCCCATAGACGCCTGCACGCCCCCAG ACACTTCTTCTGCATCAGAGGATGAAGGCTCGCTGCGCAGAAAAGCAGCTCTCAGTGCAGTACTCGCCCAGACTCTGCAAAGCCCCGATTATTGGATTAACCGCTCCGTCCAAAGTTCTTCCACGTCCTCGTCtgcttcctccaccctctcccaTGGAGAGCCCAAGACCCAGCCACAGCCCCAGCTGCAGCCCGCCGCTTCCTTGCTCGCCGACGTCCTGGCGCACACACGCATAG aAAACAGCGTGCCGCCTGACGTGACCAGCTCCACTCCTCAGGAGAGGGGGTCCCGGGTGGACCTGCCCCCCGCCGTCAGGGGCATGAGTCGTGGACAGAGCCGCTCCAGCATGCTGGACACAGCCGACG gaaaaagaaaag GCgtgcctgtcagcagcagagtgTCCACCAAGATCCAGCAGCTGTTGAACACACTCAAGCGCCCCAAGCGGCCGCCGCTCAGCGAATTCTTCCTCGACGACTCCGAAGAGATTGTAGAAG TGCCCCAGCCAGACCCCAACACCCCGAAGCCCGAGGGACGACAGATCATCCCGGTGAAGGGGGAGCCGCTGGGGGTGGTCAGTAACTGGCCCCCCGCCCTGCAGGCCGCCCTCGCCCGCTGGGGGGCCACGCAGGCCAAGAGCCCCGCCCTCACCGCCCTGGACATCACCGGAAAACCTCTCTACACCCTCACATATG GGAAACTGTGGAGCCGCAGTCTGAAGCTGGCATACACTCTTCTAAATAAACTGGGCACAAAGACCGAGCCCGTCCTGCAACCCGGAGATCGG gTGGCGTTGGTGTATCCGAACAGCGACCCCGGCATGTTCTGGGTGGCGTTCTACGGCTGCCTGTTGGCTGAGGTCATCCCCGTGCCCATCGAGGTGCCTCTGTCTCGACAG GACGCGGGCAGCCAGCAGATCGGCTTCCTGCTGGGCAGCTGCGGCGTGAGTTTGGCTCTGACCAGTGAGGTGTGCCTCAAAGGGCTGCCCAAGACTCCAAATGGGGAAATCATCCAGTTCAAAG GATGGCCCAGGATGAAATGGGTTGTGACGGACACAAAGTACCTGACCAAGCCTTCCAAAGACTGGCAGCCTCACATCCCCACTGCTAACACAGAAACTGCCTACATCGAG TACAAAGCCAGTAAGGAGGGAACAGTGATGGGAGTCGCCGTGTCAAAGATCTCCATGCTGACACACTGTCAAGCCCTGACTCAGGCCTGCAACTACTGTGAAG GGGAGACTCTGGTCAATGTGCTGGACTGTAAGAAGGACATGGGTTTGTGGCACGGCGTCTTAACG AGTGTCATGAACAGAATTCACACCATCACTGTGCCGTACGCTGTCATGAAAGCCTGTCCCATGTCCTGGGTGCAGAGGGTCCACATTCACAAAG CTCGTGTGGCCTTGGTGAAGTGCCGTGACCTTCACTGGGCCATGATGGCCCACAAAGAGCAGAAGGACACCAACCTGTCTTCTATACGTATGCTGATCGTGGCTGACGGAGCCAACCCAT GGTCCGTGTCGTCCTGCGATGCCTTCCTGAATGTGTTCCAGTCTCAGGGTCTTAAACCGGAGGTCATCTGTCCATGTGCCACCTCGCCTGAGGCCCTGACTGTGGCCATACGCAG GCCTGGTGCTCGAGGAGCTCCACTACCAGCCAGGGCCATCCTGTCCATGGGGGGGCTGAGCCACGGGGTGATCCGCGTCAACACCGAGGACAAGAACTCGGCGCTCACGGTGCAGGATGTGGGCCACATCATGCCCGGAG CCCTGATGTGCATCGTGAAGCCCGACGGCCCGCCTCAGCTCTGCAAGACGGACGAGATCGGAGAGATCGTGATCAACTCCCGGGCCGGTGGCACCATGTACTACGGCCTGCCTGGAGTAACCAAGAACACGTTCGAG GTGATTCCTGTCAACCAAGCCGGAGCGCCGATCGGAGAAATTCCCTTCACTCGGACGGGCCTGCTTGGATTTGTTGGACCG GGCAGTCTGGTGTTTGTGGTGGGGAAGATCGAGGGGCTCCTGATGGTGAGCGGGCGACGCCACAACGCCGACGACTTGGTGGCCACGGCTCTGGCGGTAGAGCCTGTCAAAACAGTTTACAGAGGGAG GATCGCGGTCTTCTCAGTGACGGTGTTCTACGACGAGCGGATCGTGATTGTTGCAGAGCAGAGGCCCGACGCCAGTGAGGAGGACAGCTTCCAGTGGATGAGTCGAGTGCTGCAG gCCATTGACAGCATCCACCAGGTGGGCCTGTACTGCCTCGCGCTCGTCCCGGCCAACACCCTCCCAAAGACGCCGCTCGGGGGAATCCACATCTGTGAAACCAAGCAGAACTTCCTGGAGGGGAACCTGCACCCCTGCAACATCCTCATGTGTCCGCACACCTGCGTCACAAACATGCCCAAACCCCGGCAGAAGCAGCCAG TGGATGTCGGTCCAGCCTCTATGCTGGTGGGAAACCTGGTGGCGGGGAAGCGGATCGCTCAGGCCACAGGCAGGGAGCTGGGCGTGGTGGAGGACCAGGATCTCATCCGAAAG CACCAGTTCTTGTCTGAAGCTCTGCAGTGGCGAGCCCAGACGGATCCCGATCATGTACTGTATGTGCTGCTCAATGCAAAG GGGGTAGCAGTGTGCACAGCCACTTGTGCTCAGCTCCACAAGAGAGCAGAGAAAATCACAGCCActctgatggagagaggaggccTGAACACCGGAGACAACGTGGTGCTGCTTTATCCCCcgg GTATCGACCTCATAGCTGCCTTCTACGGGTGCCTCTATGCAGGGGTCATCCCCGTGACCGTGAGGCCGCCGCACCCACAGAACCTGGCCGCCACGCTGCCCACCGTCCGCATGATCATCGAC GTGAGCAAGGCAGCCTGCATCCTCACCACGCAGCCCCTGATGAGGATCCTCAGGTCCAGAGAGGCCGCCGCCAGCGTCAACGTCAAGACGTGGCCCACCATCATCGACACAG ATGATCTTCCCAGGAAACGACCTCCACACATCTACAAGCCGCCCACGGCCGAGATGCTGGCCTACCTGGACTTCAGCGTGTCCACCACCGGCATGCTGACTGGAGTCAAG ATGTCTCACGCCGCCGTCAGCACGCTGTGTCGCTCCATCAAGCTGCAGTGTGAACTCTACTCCTCTCGACAAATAGCCATCTGCCTGGACCCGTACTGCGGCCTGGGCTTCGTCCTGTGGTGCCTCTCcag CGTTTActcaggtcaccagtccatcctCATCCCGCCGCTGGAGCTGGAGAGCTCGCTGCCGCTGTGGCTGAGCACGCTCAGTCAGTACAAGATCAGAGACACCTTCTGCTCCTACTCCGTCATGGAGCTGTGCACCAAAGGCCTGGGCACGCAGACGGAGATGCTGAAG GCACGCGGTCTGAACCTGTCGTGCGTGCGGAGCTGCGTGGTGATCGCCGAGGAGCGGCCCCGCCTGGCGCTCACCCAGTCCTTCTCCAAACTCTTCAAAGACCTGGGCCTGTCATCGCGCGCCGTCAGCACCGCCTTCGGCTCCCGGGTCAACCTGGCCATCGGCATGCAG GGCACGTCCGGACCCGACCCCTCCACCGTCTACGTTGACATGAAGTCGCTGCGTCATGACAG ggtgaggctggtggagcGAGGAGCGCCACAGAGCCTCCCACTCATGGAGTCCGgcact ATCCTACCGGGAGTGAGAGTGATCATCGTGAACCCGGAGACCAGAGGCCCTCTGGGAGATTCACACCTGGGGGAG atctGGGTGAACAGTCCGCACAGCGCCAGCGGCTACTACACCATCTACGGCGAGGAGAGCCTGCAGGCGGATCATTTCAACACCAGGCTGAGCTTCGGGGAGCCGCAGACTCTGTGGGCCCGGACCGGGTAC